The window GGCATGCTGCGTATTTCCGAGAAACAGGAGGATACGGTGCTTTTTCTTTACGAAGATTTTTGTGTTCTCACCTTTCCTGTGCAGTTAACCCTGCGTGGCGAGCGAATGTTGGCCTTTGTCATTCCTGAAAAATGTCGTAATATTGCTATCTCTGATCAGGTTCCGGTCTCGGGGAATACCGATGCCTGGCCGAATAAGGTGGGCAGTTTTACCCATGAGTTTACAACAACTTTTTTAGAGGGCAGGGGGCCAAGCGGGAAGGTCTATTTTACCAATATTCCTGTGTGGATGGGGGAGTTGAGAGAACTGGCCTTACTGCCCATAGCTGAGCATCTTGTGCGGGATATGAAAAGCGGGCAATGGGGCATGGTGACAAACAGGTCCTTTTTCGCTGTTGATCAACTGCTGGATAGCTATGAGGATGTGATTGGTGAGGTTCGTTTGCTGGAAGATACCGATCTGGAAAAATCCTTTCTTTCCTTGGCGTTTAAGTGGTTCAAGAAACAGGAGGATGGGAGCTTGGTTCAGGCGGTTTCCGGGCGACTCGCGACCACTTGGGTCAAGGTTCAGGGGCATGGCAATGTGCAGGCGGCGACTTTACCCGAGTATTTTACCTCATACCTGGAAAAGTTGGCTCTCTCTCCTGATGATTCCGAACCTCCGGGGAAGAATAGGCACCCTTTCTTTGCTCAGGCAACACCGCTCTTCTCAGCAAGTGTTTCAACGAGAAAACAATACATGTTGCAGCAGCAGCAGTTTCTTACTTCCAGGGAGGATTCTAATCTGGTGGGCAATATTTACTTTTCGAATTACTATGCCTGGCAGGCAAGGGTCCGGGATCGGTATTTGGTGACCCAACTACCTCAGATAGCTTCCCAATATCTTGACAGGGATTTTGTCTGCGTACATGCAGAGGTTCATCATTTGCAAGAGGCAATGCCTTTTGAGACCATAGAGGTTTCGATGTATCTTTACAAGCTCTTTGAGGAAGGATTTGTTTTTTATTTTGAATATTATACCATTGATGAGCAGGGAGAGAAAGGACGGAAACTGGCCCACGGGCAGCACGGTGTAGTATGGGCTTCATGCGTACATCGGAAGCATGGGGAAATTCATCCAGAAAAGATGCCTGAGGAATATTTATGGCATGTCATGGAACAGATAAAGGATGCCGAATGACAAGCAGTCCTGAAGAAACCCTCCAGCAGGTCTTTGGTTTTGAGAGCTTTCTGCCAGGTCAGGAGCAGGTTATTTCTGCTGTCTTGGCCGGTCGTTCTGCCCTGGCCATTTTTCCCACAGGGCAGGGAAAGAGCCTCTGCTACCAGTTGCCAGCTCTTCATCTTCCCGGTTTGACCCTTGTGGTCTCGCCGCTCATGGCCCTGATGAAGGATCAGGTGGATTTTCTGGTCAGGAAAGGGATTCCTGCTGCCCGCCTGGATTCCTCTCTGGATTTCAATCAGGTCAATGCCGTCTATGAGCAACTGCAAGAGAATGCATTGAAGTTGCTCTATGTCGCCCCGGAGCGTTTTGCTAATGAACGCTTTGTGGGGCTGGTTTCCCGGCTTCACCTCTCCCTGCTGGTCATTGATGAGGCCCATTGCATCTCCGAATGGGGACATAACTTCCGTCCTGATTATCTCAAGCTGGCTGAATTAGCTCAGACCTTTGCCGTGCCTTCTGTCCTGAGCCTGACTGCCACCGCCACGCCTCAGGTGGCAGCAGATATTTGCCGAAGTTTTACCATTGCAGAGGCAGATTGTGTCCAGACTGGATTTTATCGCCCAAATCTTACTCTATGCTTTGAGCCTGCTGATGAGCCGGATCAGGCCTTGGTGCGTTGCCTGCACGATCTGCATAAGCAGCAGGAGAGCGGGGCTTTAGGGCCGAGTATTGTCTACGTGACCCAACAGGAGACCGCAATGCGGGTGGCGCAGCTGCTTGCCAAGGCAGGCTTTTCAGTCAAACCGTATCATGCCGGTATAAAGGACGAGCAGCGCCAGGAAATCCAGGATTGGTTTATGAGTTCGGATGAGGCCATTGTGGTTGCCACCATTGCCTTTGGCATGGGGATTGACAAAAGTAATATCCGCTCGGTTATTCATTATAATCTGCCAAAGAGCCTGGAAAATTATTCCCAGGAAATTGGCAGGGCAGGGCGAGACGGTCTGCCATCAAACTGTGTTCTGCTTGGTAACGGTGCAGATTTGCATGTGCTGGAGAATTTTGTCTATGGTGACACCCCGGAGCCGGAGCATGTGCGGGCCTTTGTCGATCATATACTCGGGCAGGAGCTCGTCTTCTCCTGCTCTGTCTATGATCTTTCCGGGCAGTTTGATATGCGGCCCCTGGTGGTAAAGACCCTGCTCACCTATTTGGAGCTTGAAGGAGTGCTACAATCCACAGGACCTTTCTATAGTAGCTATTCGTTCAAACCCTTGCGGCCTTCTGCGGAAATTCTTCCTCGTTTTGATCCAGAGCGGCAGGCTTTTCTGACAAAACTTCTCTCCTGTGCAGTTCAACAGAAGGTGTGGTTCTCTATAGATCTTGACGAGGCAGCACAGCGGACCAGTAGCCCCAGAAAACGGGTAATTGCGGCCCTTGATTATCTGGAACAGCAGGGGGATTTGCAGCTCAAGGTCAGTGGGGCGCGTCTTGGTTTTAGGAGACCGGCGGCTGGACAAGGGGATATTGGCGCGCTCAAGGATGGGCTCGTGCAACGTTTTGCGCAACGTGAACGGAGCGACCTGGGGCGTTTGGGACTGGTACTTGATTTAGTCAATCATGCCGGATGCAAGACCTCTTTCCTGCTGCGATATTTTGGTGAGGAACCAGCAACAGACTGTGGGCATTGCTCGTTTTGTCTGCAAGGAGAAAATGCCTTGATCAGCGCTAAGACGCAAGGGGCCGTCGTGGAGCAAGAGCAGCTGATTGATATCTTGCAGCAGCTACGTGAGGAATACCCTCAGGCCTTGGGGAGCCCACGGCAGGTGACCCGCTTTCTTTGTGGATTATCATCACCTGGTTTGACCAGGACCAAGTTGAGCAAACATAAGCTGTTCGGAAACTTGGAACAGTATCCTTTTGCAGCGGTTATGGAGTGGGTTAACGCTCATCTTTGAGCCCTACACTCGCTCGGTATACAGGGTGTCGGGGAACTCTATGATGCAGGTTACGCCCTGCTCAGAGATGAAGCGGACCGTTCCTTGGAGCTGTTGTTCTCCTATGGCCAGGATGGTTCGAAGACCTAAGGTGGTTTGCCCCCGAAAATCAAAGTCCAGAGGTACTCCTACACCATCATCAGCAACAGTGACTTCTATGTTGCCTGCCGTATTGCGAAGCACCTGGACAGAGATTAGCCCTTGTTGTTTGTCGGGGAAGGCATATTTCAGGGCATTGGAGAGCAATTCATTGACGATCAGGCCGCAGGGGATTGCCGTATCAAGCAGTAAGAACAGGGATTCACT is drawn from Candidatus Electrothrix aestuarii and contains these coding sequences:
- a CDS encoding ATP-dependent DNA helicase RecQ, giving the protein MTSSPEETLQQVFGFESFLPGQEQVISAVLAGRSALAIFPTGQGKSLCYQLPALHLPGLTLVVSPLMALMKDQVDFLVRKGIPAARLDSSLDFNQVNAVYEQLQENALKLLYVAPERFANERFVGLVSRLHLSLLVIDEAHCISEWGHNFRPDYLKLAELAQTFAVPSVLSLTATATPQVAADICRSFTIAEADCVQTGFYRPNLTLCFEPADEPDQALVRCLHDLHKQQESGALGPSIVYVTQQETAMRVAQLLAKAGFSVKPYHAGIKDEQRQEIQDWFMSSDEAIVVATIAFGMGIDKSNIRSVIHYNLPKSLENYSQEIGRAGRDGLPSNCVLLGNGADLHVLENFVYGDTPEPEHVRAFVDHILGQELVFSCSVYDLSGQFDMRPLVVKTLLTYLELEGVLQSTGPFYSSYSFKPLRPSAEILPRFDPERQAFLTKLLSCAVQQKVWFSIDLDEAAQRTSSPRKRVIAALDYLEQQGDLQLKVSGARLGFRRPAAGQGDIGALKDGLVQRFAQRERSDLGRLGLVLDLVNHAGCKTSFLLRYFGEEPATDCGHCSFCLQGENALISAKTQGAVVEQEQLIDILQQLREEYPQALGSPRQVTRFLCGLSSPGLTRTKLSKHKLFGNLEQYPFAAVMEWVNAHL